A window of the Neofelis nebulosa isolate mNeoNeb1 chromosome 13, mNeoNeb1.pri, whole genome shotgun sequence genome harbors these coding sequences:
- the LOC131492779 gene encoding collagen alpha-1(XIII) chain-like, with amino-acid sequence MVAERPRKAAAAGARGPGELSAPATVALAVAPAERCARLPSPGSCGLLALALCSLALSLLAHFRTAELQARVLRLESERGEQQMETAILGRVNQLLDEKWKLHSRRRREAPPKTSAGCHCPPGKEPCE; translated from the exons ATGGTAGCAGAGCGCCCCCGCAAAGCGGCAGCCGCCGGTGCCCGCGGCCCCGGGGAGCTAAGCGCGCCCGCGACGGTGGCGCTGGCGGTGGCGCCGGCGGAGCGCTGCGCGCGGCTGCCGAGCCCGGGGTCGTGCGGGCTGCTGGCGCTGGCCCTGTGTTCGCTGGCGCTCAGCCTGCTCGCCCACTTTCGGACCGCGGAGCTGCAGGCCCGGGTGCTGCGCCTGGAATCGGAGCGTGGGGAGCAGCAAATGGAGACGGCTATTTTGGGACGAGTCAACCAACTGCTGGATGAG AAATGGAAGCTCCACTCTCGGAGGCGCCGGGAGGCCCCCCCGAAGACGTCTGCAGGGTGTCACTGCCCACCAGGTAAGGAGCCCTGCGAATAG